In Carassius gibelio isolate Cgi1373 ecotype wild population from Czech Republic chromosome B17, carGib1.2-hapl.c, whole genome shotgun sequence, a single window of DNA contains:
- the LOC127976662 gene encoding potassium channel subfamily K member 13-like yields MACRGACCCGCGPANEDNARFIMLLLLIILYLLCGAAVFSALEHPKEKQAKEKWAQRFELFSQKYNLNRSDLEKFLRHYEEANIAGIRVDTLRPRWDFTGAFYFVGTVVSTIGFGMTTPATVAGKIFLIFYGLIGCAATILFFNLFLERIITVLAFVLKSCHEVQRRRRGVLPHDSRQNLSNARLNHEDSLAGWKPSVYCVMLILCVAAIIISCCASAMYSSIEGWGYLDSLYFCFVAFSTIGFGDMVSSQRASYENQTVYRISNFFFILMGVCCIYSLFNVISIVIKQVLNWLLKKLEIPCRHCPKRSLRPRKNAVMPAHVRTRVRNISIDTDAVNDSETDGRRMSGEMISMRDFLAANKVNLAIMQKQLSETANGHPRPCGSTNRHNGFSGGVGALGIMNNRLAETSVDR; encoded by the exons ATGGCATGTAGAGGCGCGTGCTGCTGTGGCTGTGGTCCTGCGAATGAAGATAATGCGAGGTTCATAATGTTGCTGCTCCTCATCATCCTCTATCTCCTGTGCGGAGCCGCGGTCTTTTCAGCCCTGGAGCATCCCAAGGAGAAGCAGGCGAAGGAAAAGTGGGCTCAGAGGTTTGAGCTCTTCAGCCAAAAGTACAATCTCAACAGAAGTGATCTGGAGAAGTTCTTGAGACATTATGAAGAGGCGAATATAGCAGGAATACGGGTGGACACCCTCAGACCGCGCTGGGATTTTACTGGAGCCTTTTACTTTGTCGGTACTGTCGTTTCCACCATCG GGTTTGGAATGACCACACCAGCCACAGTCGCTGGCAAAATCTTCCTGATCTTCTATGGACTCATTGGCTGTGCAGCcaccattttatttttcaatctgTTCTTGGAGAGAATAATAACAGTGTTGGCTTTTGTTCTCAAATCCTGCCACGAAGTCCAACGGCGACGCAGAGGAGTTTTACCACACGACAGCAGGCAAAACTTGAGCAACGCGAGGCTCAATCATGAAGACAGTCTTGCGGGATGGAAGCCCTCGGTGTATTGTGTGATGTTGATCCTTTGCGTGGCAGCAATAATCATTTCTTGCTGTGCTTCGGCCATGTATTCCTCAATCGAGGGATGGGGATATTTGGATTCACTCTACTTCTGCTTTGTGGCATTCAGTACCATTGGTTTCGGGGATATGGTCAGCAGCCAGCGGGCCAGTTACGAAAACCAAACCGTCTACAGAATCAGcaatttcttctttattttaatgggcGTTTGCTGCATTTACTCGCTATTCAACGTCATCTCTATTGTTATCAAGCAGGTGCTCAACTGGCTCCTGAAAAAGCTTGAGATACCTTGCCGTCACTGCCCCAAGAGGTCTCTCCGGCCCCGTAAAAATGCAGTCATGCCGGCCCATGTCCGAACACGTGTTCGCAACATATCCATAGACACAGATGCAGTGAACGACAGCGAGACGGATGGACGCAGGATGTCTGGAGAGATGATCTCCATGAGAGACTTCCTGGCGGCTAATAAGGTCAACTTGGCGATCATGCAGAAACAACTGTCTGAGACTGCCAACGGCCATCCCAGGCCATGCGGGTCAACAAATAGGCATAATGGATTCTCTGGTGGGGTCGGAGCCCTGGGTATAATGAATAATAGACTTGCAGAAACCAGTGTGGACAGATAA